The stretch of DNA TAATCCTTTCCTGCACGAATTAGAATATTTTTTATATATACCACCGTTTAATAAAATTTTAATAGCTTTAATTTTAATAGCTTTAATTTCAATAGTTTTAGTCCCGATAACTTTAATTTCAATTTTTTGTTATTTATATATTTAAATAATCATTTGCATTAAATTATTTTAATATACTTTTTTATCTTTTGAAAAAATTCTTTAATTTTTTTATAGAACTATTATCCTTGTTAATTGGAATTATTTTTTCATTTGCAATGAAAAATGGAGGCTTATATTCGCATTGTTTTTTATTTGCTAGGTAATCAATCCTAGATAAAAGCTCTTCATCGTTTATACCTGTACTTTTAGAATAAATCTGTCTAGGTATTTTTGGAATCTCAATTTCTTTTTCTTTTTCTTGAATAATAGGGTTTGGATATTCATTTACTGTATCAACTTTATTCTCTTTAAAGAAATTAATTAATTTTTTATAATTTTTTTCAGAAGAATTATTAAAGGCTTCCCAATTTGTGTTATTTGCAACTTCTTTTAAAGATGTATCTTTAGAAATATCTTCAATTTTTATATATGGTATTTTATGGTGATCTGCAATTTCTTGTGTTCTAGAATCATGAACAACTAATGTTGATGGGATTCTAGCATTTAATGACGCTATTGTTCCATGTAATCTTGTTCCAATTGAATAATCAAAATTTTCCAATTCATTAATCCAACTTCTAGAATCTATCGGAAAAATAGCTTTATTTTCTTTTAGTATTTTATTATAATAATTTCTTGGTTTTTGTCCACCAGGACCCCACTCTTCTCCATATAAAATTAATTTTAAGTCCCTAATATCTTGCATGAAATATTCATAATTTTTATAATTTTTAATAGTTTTATTTACAAAACTCCCATACTTTTTTACAAAAGGAGTTATATTCAGTGCTATTTTTGAATTTTTATTAATTTCTGGAGGTTTAATATTATATTCTGGACCGTTTAAATAGACTGATGGGCATCCTAAGACTTTTATTTGGTCTTCATTAAATCCCAATTTATTTAAATATTTAAAGGTTAGCTCACCTCTAACTCCTATTGAGTTAGATTTATCTAATATTGAAGAGATGAAATTTTTAACAACTTTGTCAGTTTTATCATGA from Methanobrevibacter arboriphilus JCM 13429 = DSM 1125 encodes:
- a CDS encoding polysaccharide pyruvyl transferase family protein encodes the protein MKNILIRAGKDYFTNISPEATLSFRNRSTFGHNVGFYLISDSVYKLISTPNTSITPDSYLIGSRQSYKKNVAETINNEFDAFVLPVADFLKPKQIGHMKRLTSLIKNLEIPICVLGLGIGVRLEVGKFNHDKTDKVVKNFISSILDKSNSIGVRGELTFKYLNKLGFNEDQIKVLGCPSVYLNGPEYNIKPPEINKNSKIALNITPFVKKYGSFVNKTIKNYKNYEYFMQDIRDLKLILYGEEWGPGGQKPRNYYNKILKENKAIFPIDSRSWINELENFDYSIGTRLHGTIASLNARIPSTLVVHDSRTQEIADHHKIPYIKIEDISKDTSLKEVANNTNWEAFNNSSEKNYKKLINFFKENKVDTVNEYPNPIIQEKEKEIEIPKIPRQIYSKSTGINDEELLSRIDYLANKKQCEYKPPFFIANEKIIPINKDNSSIKKLKNFFKR